In one Ignavibacteriota bacterium genomic region, the following are encoded:
- the smc gene encoding chromosome segregation protein SMC, translating to MYLSSLEVIGFKSFAQRVDLKFDSGVTAIVGPNGCGKTNIVDALRWVLGEQKYSTLRSDKMEDVIFNGTRNRRALGMAEVSLIIENTKGILPTEYLQVTITRRVYRSGESEYLLNKVQCRLKDILDLFMDTGMGPDAYSVIELKMVETILSETADERRKLFEEAAGVTKYKHRRKAAYRKLDEVRVDLSRVNDIVKEVQKTVNQLERQAKKAEQFNEVADRLKAGEIELLERQYSNLHKKLEYYTSQYAEAKARRTQLQQTLNGEETHADELRAGMLEIEQRLTEMNRMVNQQRDQLHKLEESLSIAKERRNFLSSNIERNEKEKLDLRSQRDKLEQEQFGLQAKNGQLSKEFEEAKITHTQALSERDSASKEFEAKKTEVQSLNELLLQLAHEIVEKRGEHERLRTKIDNSKGRIDRSQEEIELFEQGVIQREEFVTKLTMQDRELRRNYIQAEQQLLENERAQVVLKRELETLQMKLMELQNEIDKRTEKIAFMQGLFETSESELEGATYLLQQEEWKKRNLVSVTDVFETDDRYQLALETALGELTNVLIVEHERDALEAMDTLVRQKRGKATFVCMERVPTLNRISREDEHSSLFYLKDVVRCEEQYRPLVELLLDGVALVDSVEAANEVFSHHIGYRCVTPSGQLLSSAGIAFGGSQKPEQQSFFGKRTKISEIENEILLYQKELETASEEFRTKQEQFNNTDTKELAAQVKNIEREMTQVEMQIAQVEFEKKHAQEGINRHHQEQESLLNEISAWQEQVTHASSELQILDRKKSETEATAAKAQNELEVAEKQFKEKAGRASQLGIKVVTMQGELTNIGKEIERVTKSLAENHTTFVRREEEIVRAKTEINQITGTIETQTLEIGKMQSEFEANELERNEIEIVHTGKREELHRIELKLKDERRLHEDAVSSSHEYDMKQTEVRGKIEHLKRKADEEFEMQLELKDFPDMTEIEIALLEDEVKMLKERKKTLGAINFEAFAEFNSESERLTFLTQQRDDLIEAEQTLLKTIDEINTTAQNKFIETFTKIRENFITIFKELFDPGDECDLRLQEDVDPLEANIEIIAKPRGKRPTSIDLLSGGEKTLTAISLLFAIYLVKPSPFCILDEVDAPLDDSNIDRYTRMIKKFSNNTQFIVVTHNKRTMEAAQALYGVTMEEEGVSKLVTVRFNEQAKVRSATVASGVAFG from the coding sequence ATGTATTTATCAAGTTTAGAAGTCATAGGATTCAAATCGTTTGCGCAACGCGTTGACCTGAAATTCGATTCGGGTGTGACCGCAATTGTGGGACCGAACGGTTGCGGCAAGACGAATATCGTTGATGCGCTTCGTTGGGTGTTGGGCGAACAGAAATACAGTACGCTCCGAAGCGATAAAATGGAAGACGTCATTTTCAATGGAACGAGAAATCGCCGTGCGCTTGGGATGGCTGAGGTTTCGCTCATCATCGAAAACACAAAAGGAATTCTCCCGACCGAATATTTACAGGTAACAATCACTCGCCGCGTTTATCGCTCCGGTGAAAGTGAATATCTGTTGAACAAAGTTCAATGTAGGTTGAAAGACATTCTCGATTTGTTCATGGACACGGGAATGGGACCCGATGCGTATTCAGTCATCGAATTAAAAATGGTCGAGACGATTCTCAGTGAGACGGCTGACGAACGACGGAAATTATTTGAAGAAGCGGCTGGAGTGACAAAGTACAAACATCGCCGCAAAGCCGCGTACAGAAAACTGGATGAAGTCCGGGTTGATTTGTCGCGCGTGAATGACATCGTCAAGGAAGTGCAAAAAACAGTCAACCAACTTGAACGACAGGCGAAGAAAGCGGAACAATTCAACGAAGTTGCCGACCGGTTGAAAGCGGGCGAGATAGAATTGCTTGAACGTCAGTACAGCAATCTCCACAAAAAACTTGAGTACTATACAAGTCAATACGCAGAAGCGAAAGCGCGACGGACACAACTTCAACAAACGTTAAACGGCGAAGAGACGCATGCGGATGAATTACGAGCCGGAATGTTAGAGATTGAGCAACGATTGACCGAAATGAATCGCATGGTCAATCAACAGCGAGACCAACTTCACAAGTTGGAAGAGAGTTTGTCCATCGCGAAAGAGCGGAGAAATTTCCTCAGTTCCAACATCGAGCGGAATGAAAAAGAAAAACTTGACTTGCGTTCGCAACGCGACAAGTTAGAGCAGGAACAATTCGGACTTCAGGCAAAAAACGGACAACTTTCAAAAGAGTTTGAAGAAGCAAAAATCACTCATACGCAGGCGTTGTCTGAGAGAGATTCTGCATCGAAAGAATTTGAAGCGAAGAAAACCGAAGTCCAATCGCTGAACGAGTTACTCCTTCAACTTGCACACGAAATTGTTGAAAAGCGGGGCGAGCATGAACGGCTTCGCACAAAGATTGACAATTCGAAAGGAAGAATTGACCGCTCGCAGGAAGAAATTGAATTGTTCGAGCAGGGAGTCATTCAGCGCGAAGAGTTTGTCACGAAACTGACGATGCAGGACAGAGAACTCCGACGGAATTATATCCAAGCCGAACAGCAATTGCTGGAGAATGAACGCGCACAGGTCGTGTTGAAGCGTGAACTTGAAACGCTTCAGATGAAGTTGATGGAACTTCAGAACGAAATTGATAAGCGGACAGAAAAAATTGCCTTTATGCAAGGTCTGTTTGAGACGTCGGAAAGCGAACTTGAAGGTGCAACCTATTTGCTTCAGCAGGAAGAATGGAAGAAGCGAAATCTTGTCAGCGTGACCGATGTGTTTGAAACGGATGACCGCTACCAACTTGCGCTTGAAACTGCACTCGGCGAGTTGACGAATGTTTTGATTGTCGAACATGAACGGGACGCACTCGAAGCAATGGATACTCTTGTGCGACAGAAACGGGGCAAGGCAACCTTCGTTTGCATGGAACGCGTTCCGACGCTCAATCGTATCAGTAGAGAGGATGAACACAGTTCACTCTTCTATTTGAAAGATGTTGTACGATGTGAAGAACAATATCGCCCGCTTGTTGAACTGTTGTTGGATGGTGTTGCGTTGGTTGATTCTGTCGAGGCGGCGAATGAAGTGTTCTCGCATCATATCGGTTACCGATGCGTTACTCCTTCAGGACAATTGTTGAGCAGCGCCGGAATTGCATTCGGCGGAAGTCAGAAGCCGGAACAGCAATCGTTCTTCGGAAAGAGAACGAAGATTTCTGAAATCGAAAATGAAATTCTTCTCTATCAAAAGGAATTGGAAACCGCCTCGGAAGAATTCAGGACGAAACAGGAACAATTCAACAACACCGACACGAAGGAACTTGCCGCTCAGGTAAAAAACATCGAACGCGAGATGACACAGGTGGAAATGCAGATTGCGCAAGTTGAGTTTGAAAAGAAACATGCGCAGGAAGGAATCAACCGGCATCATCAGGAACAGGAGAGTTTGTTGAATGAAATCTCTGCGTGGCAGGAACAGGTAACGCACGCATCATCCGAGTTGCAGATTCTGGACAGAAAAAAATCCGAGACGGAAGCAACTGCGGCGAAAGCGCAGAACGAATTAGAAGTTGCTGAGAAACAGTTCAAAGAAAAAGCGGGGCGTGCAAGTCAACTTGGAATTAAAGTCGTTACGATGCAAGGCGAGTTGACGAACATCGGAAAAGAAATTGAGCGCGTGACAAAATCGCTCGCGGAAAACCACACGACATTCGTCCGACGGGAAGAAGAAATCGTACGGGCGAAAACGGAAATCAATCAAATAACCGGAACGATTGAAACGCAGACGTTGGAAATCGGGAAGATGCAAAGTGAGTTCGAGGCGAATGAACTCGAGCGGAATGAAATCGAAATCGTTCACACGGGAAAGCGTGAAGAGTTGCATCGCATCGAATTGAAATTGAAAGACGAACGTCGCCTGCACGAGGACGCGGTTTCTTCATCGCATGAGTATGATATGAAGCAGACCGAAGTGCGAGGGAAGATTGAGCATCTGAAACGAAAAGCGGATGAAGAGTTCGAAATGCAACTTGAACTCAAAGATTTCCCCGACATGACGGAAATTGAGATTGCGTTGCTTGAAGATGAAGTGAAAATGTTGAAGGAACGGAAGAAGACGCTCGGCGCGATCAACTTTGAGGCGTTTGCGGAGTTCAATTCGGAAAGCGAACGGCTCACGTTTCTCACTCAACAACGGGACGATTTGATTGAAGCGGAACAGACGTTATTGAAAACGATTGACGAAATCAATACGACGGCACAGAATAAGTTCATCGAAACGTTTACCAAGATTCGGGAAAACTTCATCACGATTTTCAAAGAGTTGTTTGACCCGGGCGACGAGTGCGACCTCCGATTGCAGGAAGATGTTGACCCGCTTGAAGCGAACATCGAAATTATTGCCAAGCCGCGCGGCAAACGCCCGACTTCGATTGATTTGCTCTCCGGCGGAGAGAAAACCTTAACGGCAATCTCGCTTCTGTTTGCAATTTATCTTGTGAAGCCGAGTCCGTTCTGTATTCTTGATGAAGTGGACGCTCCGCTCGACGATTCGAACATTGACCGCTATACTCGGATGATTAAGAAATTTTCCAACAACACGCAGTTCATCGTCGTAACGCACAACAAACGGACGATGGAAGCCGCGCAAGCATTGTACGGTGTGACGATGGAAGAAGAAGGTGTCTCAAAACTTGTTACGGTTCGGTTTAATGAACAGGCAAAAGTTCGTTCGGCGACTGTGGCGAGCGGAGTTGCGTTCGGGTAA
- a CDS encoding T9SS type A sorting domain-containing protein produces the protein MKRRRLFFSLASLVIFVLTLSYAGKEIGVQPSSGIGNGQKKRLTKTTLPQKLTDSDVSEFHLNKARSSARTVNADVMKYAHVTPQKDVSATTPLAGTYQIPGDFPNISAAIAVLNYVGVSDDVTFELTASSYIEFAGIVIGSYAGNDDFTVTIQPAPSTAVTINFYSSATNGKGFAFSHAKNFTIDGLNSGGASLMVQWDATQPFPLSDGFGATVYITNACENIAVKNAHIKGHVNNVVWANQTEGRSGVFVFTSDSDPYESYGLTFDGCTITGATYGMKFLNGEMNLSAGDVTISHCRIGGAFGDPVVIGILATFTYYVDFHDNVIDGTTFLQWYWNNTYSEYDDEYVFSWGTPFLHGYGQATGMHWLLVDAGTFSNNIIRNVGTDANAGEGILTYGTRIYSFNLGLNIGAKVFNNLMYGLSNPGGSGSQITGIRGPAGYVNHNSVRLTGVSDASMYSTCIYGATSAYNNAFSNEMTGGDSSKTRGITRTGTFDNNAIYSTGYYVEGYATVAGVLNAGINPNGLFGPINFNSDLTVSTGPSTAEDIGKPGLVTDDFGGTPRDSTPDAGAYEFISTMPLMPIDIGPVSLQTGYAGTLIPLGVTVTPKSLIKNFSNQAVGSFTVSLTCTDGYSNVKTVSGIPAHSSVTVTFDNWISSTQGSVTLNVTTNLSDIDNSNNTTFKTFTVIPGDPLTADRVFTWDASDEGWTRTGDWVRNNTFTKLDGPYSGSSMVTERPNRISTYTEGAYASTQGYSTNYPGANILTSPWLNLTNIGAGTDLYISFFHSMRTEWNWDRSFVQYTTDGITWKHVGVLNDPNGLNWYDESLYHYARYTQMCDFPPCYVGPDSFFIGDPDDWPSWTSNEDELTPEGWVFCQLKMTDANYPGVTRSSHVQFRYVAFSDAVYAPDPGGWAIDNFAISANPCACQGGSISGELFQDFDGNGLHDGTDTTMEGVTVNLYRYGEQIAQITTDNNGMYLFGIEVVNIPGTYEIEVVLPDYGFTTPEDAATTGKFTLNNNADFDDDVVNFGAFFGSVSGKKFNDVNGNGIDDSEPGYSGWTIQVHKDSCNGEVIGSATTDANGNYLIGLPPGTYYISEVLQDGYKATTSTCEMITISVGSPTAIVNFGNFKFGIIKYEALNYFDCDICTDYSLPAGVFVNFEVYKNGVRIDSSTIGSGTASKSYWDLDVGQYVFKQINVPNGWIVSNGLEPDTVSIATSGQNVTITQLLFKKPKVNGYVFEDIDGDGVKDVGEPPLQGWTINISGNGGGTFISDSNGFYETYVEGGSHTISEVLQSGWSFTLPADSGIYTFEAVSGTVPGADKTNKNFGNFKKYNVSGTVFRDYNGNGVQDASDEAMSGVELTLSDSGSTPQFSSGDGSFAFSSIGPANHTLTVIPPAGFVVRSPMSGNHAVTSTSGMDVSGKNFALFQISDSTNTYRTFTADSLRAWATLKAVARTKTNQQMPNIQNMYNELYIQAKAAGSATGIIVGEANVPLSVGSPKTKGYILPFKGSDINATLYDKKVPNVHTGIPRGLDFFKGNEKRITKLNKILPPSKHDNELVANMLALAINVAASEWNKTPQGFADLLFDDGEDDSWCGLTTAAIVEQGGRIMTNWEGHTSAEFNRLNEVCRKINEECSGALDTIRFLDSLKLKWAGVRSIHTSSILRANPSPQPRVKHPWVDNLTPEQFALSQNYPNPFNPSTTFRFELVQPSVVTLKIYNMLGQEVATVIDAEDYSDGVWDVQFDASSLTSGVYFYRLTSLVVDEETGVLSTINQTKKMLLTK, from the coding sequence ATGAAACGTCGCAGGTTATTTTTCTCGTTGGCATCATTAGTTATTTTTGTTCTTACACTCTCATACGCCGGAAAAGAAATTGGTGTGCAACCTTCTTCCGGTATCGGGAATGGTCAGAAGAAGAGATTGACAAAAACTACTCTTCCTCAAAAGTTGACCGACTCGGATGTATCTGAGTTTCATCTCAACAAAGCCAGGAGTTCCGCCCGAACAGTGAATGCGGATGTGATGAAGTACGCGCACGTCACTCCACAGAAAGATGTTTCCGCTACGACGCCGCTTGCAGGCACGTATCAAATCCCCGGAGATTTTCCCAACATCAGCGCTGCGATTGCCGTTCTCAATTATGTCGGTGTTTCCGATGACGTTACGTTTGAACTTACTGCTTCGTCGTACATTGAGTTTGCCGGAATTGTTATCGGTTCGTATGCAGGGAATGATGACTTCACCGTAACCATTCAACCTGCACCATCAACAGCAGTCACAATCAATTTTTATTCTTCCGCGACGAACGGAAAAGGATTTGCATTTTCCCACGCGAAAAATTTTACCATTGATGGTTTGAATTCCGGCGGCGCGAGTCTCATGGTACAATGGGATGCTACGCAACCCTTTCCGTTATCAGACGGATTTGGTGCGACGGTGTACATCACCAACGCATGTGAAAATATCGCGGTGAAGAATGCTCACATCAAAGGTCACGTCAATAATGTTGTGTGGGCAAATCAGACGGAAGGAAGATCCGGAGTGTTTGTGTTTACGTCGGATTCTGACCCGTACGAAAGTTACGGACTCACATTCGATGGATGCACAATTACCGGTGCAACATACGGAATGAAGTTTTTGAATGGTGAGATGAACCTTTCTGCAGGAGATGTTACAATTTCACATTGCCGTATCGGTGGCGCGTTCGGTGACCCGGTTGTTATCGGTATTTTGGCGACGTTTACATATTATGTGGATTTTCATGACAATGTTATTGATGGCACAACATTCCTGCAGTGGTATTGGAACAATACATATTCGGAGTACGATGATGAATATGTGTTTAGTTGGGGTACACCATTCTTACACGGTTATGGACAGGCGACCGGAATGCACTGGCTGTTGGTTGATGCCGGAACATTTTCAAATAACATTATCCGGAATGTTGGAACCGATGCAAATGCAGGAGAAGGGATTCTGACGTATGGCACAAGAATTTATTCATTCAATCTTGGATTGAATATCGGCGCGAAAGTATTCAATAATCTTATGTATGGGCTTTCAAATCCAGGTGGATCAGGGAGCCAGATTACAGGAATTCGTGGTCCTGCGGGATATGTCAATCACAACTCAGTTCGCTTAACCGGAGTTTCGGATGCTTCGATGTATTCAACATGTATCTATGGTGCTACCTCTGCATATAACAACGCGTTCTCCAACGAAATGACAGGAGGGGATTCGTCGAAGACTCGCGGGATAACCAGAACCGGAACATTTGATAACAATGCAATTTACTCGACCGGATATTATGTCGAAGGGTACGCAACGGTTGCCGGTGTGCTTAATGCAGGAATTAATCCGAACGGACTTTTCGGTCCAATCAATTTTAACAGCGACCTGACTGTTTCAACCGGACCTTCGACCGCTGAAGATATTGGAAAACCCGGACTTGTCACTGATGACTTTGGTGGAACTCCCCGCGACTCAACACCCGATGCAGGCGCATACGAATTTATCAGCACGATGCCGTTGATGCCGATTGATATTGGTCCCGTTTCCCTTCAGACAGGATATGCAGGGACTCTTATTCCTCTGGGAGTGACGGTTACTCCGAAATCGCTTATCAAGAATTTTTCCAATCAGGCAGTAGGTTCATTCACTGTCTCGTTGACATGTACTGATGGTTATTCAAATGTAAAAACAGTTTCAGGTATTCCGGCACATTCCTCAGTTACCGTAACATTTGATAACTGGATTTCTTCAACACAAGGAAGTGTAACACTTAATGTCACAACAAATCTAAGCGATATTGATAATTCAAATAATACTACATTTAAGACTTTCACAGTCATTCCGGGTGACCCGTTAACAGCGGATAGAGTATTCACTTGGGATGCAAGTGACGAAGGCTGGACTCGGACAGGGGATTGGGTACGCAACAACACATTCACAAAACTCGATGGACCGTACTCCGGCTCTTCGATGGTAACGGAACGACCGAATAGAATCTCAACTTATACAGAAGGCGCGTATGCAAGTACACAAGGATATTCAACAAATTATCCGGGTGCAAATATTTTGACCTCGCCGTGGCTTAACCTTACGAACATTGGAGCAGGGACAGATTTATATATTTCATTTTTCCATTCGATGAGAACAGAGTGGAACTGGGATAGAAGTTTTGTGCAGTACACAACAGATGGAATTACGTGGAAACATGTCGGAGTATTAAACGATCCGAATGGTCTGAATTGGTACGATGAATCTCTCTATCATTATGCGCGATACACCCAAATGTGTGATTTTCCACCCTGTTATGTAGGTCCGGATAGTTTCTTTATAGGTGATCCAGATGATTGGCCTTCTTGGACTTCGAATGAAGATGAACTAACTCCTGAAGGTTGGGTATTTTGTCAATTGAAAATGACCGATGCAAATTACCCGGGTGTAACCCGCTCATCTCATGTACAATTCCGGTATGTTGCATTTTCAGATGCAGTGTATGCGCCTGACCCGGGCGGCTGGGCGATTGATAATTTTGCAATTAGTGCCAACCCATGTGCGTGCCAAGGTGGGAGTATATCGGGAGAACTGTTTCAGGATTTTGATGGTAACGGATTACATGATGGTACTGACACAACGATGGAAGGTGTAACTGTTAATTTGTATCGGTATGGTGAGCAAATTGCACAAATAACAACTGATAATAATGGCATGTATCTTTTCGGAATTGAAGTAGTAAACATCCCTGGAACGTATGAAATTGAAGTAGTCCTTCCAGATTACGGATTTACTACTCCGGAAGATGCTGCAACTACAGGAAAATTTACTTTAAATAATAATGCAGACTTTGACGACGACGTTGTAAACTTCGGTGCTTTCTTTGGCTCTGTGAGTGGTAAAAAATTTAATGATGTGAACGGCAACGGAATTGATGATAGTGAACCCGGATATTCTGGCTGGACAATTCAAGTTCACAAAGATTCATGCAACGGAGAAGTCATCGGTTCAGCAACAACAGATGCAAATGGAAATTATTTGATTGGCTTACCTCCCGGCACTTACTACATCTCTGAAGTTTTGCAAGACGGATATAAAGCGACAACTTCTACCTGTGAGATGATTACTATTTCTGTGGGTTCGCCGACGGCGATTGTAAACTTTGGGAATTTCAAGTTTGGTATTATCAAATACGAAGCGTTGAATTATTTTGATTGTGATATTTGTACTGATTATTCTTTACCCGCGGGCGTGTTTGTAAATTTTGAGGTTTATAAAAACGGAGTGCGGATTGATTCCTCTACGATTGGGAGCGGAACTGCTTCAAAATCATATTGGGATTTGGATGTCGGACAATATGTGTTTAAGCAAATTAATGTCCCGAACGGTTGGATTGTCTCGAACGGACTCGAACCTGACACGGTTAGTATTGCAACGAGCGGACAAAACGTTACAATAACTCAACTCCTTTTCAAGAAACCGAAAGTGAACGGCTATGTTTTTGAGGATATTGATGGTGACGGAGTAAAAGATGTCGGCGAGCCGCCGCTTCAAGGTTGGACAATTAACATAAGCGGGAACGGTGGCGGAACATTTATCTCCGATTCGAATGGATTCTATGAAACGTATGTCGAAGGCGGAAGTCATACAATAAGTGAAGTTCTTCAATCGGGATGGTCATTCACTCTGCCTGCTGATTCAGGAATCTATACGTTCGAAGCAGTTTCAGGCACTGTTCCGGGCGCGGATAAAACCAATAAGAATTTTGGCAACTTCAAGAAATACAATGTCAGCGGAACAGTCTTCCGCGATTACAACGGCAATGGAGTACAAGACGCATCGGATGAAGCGATGAGTGGTGTAGAACTTACTTTGTCTGATTCCGGCAGTACGCCTCAATTCAGTTCAGGCGATGGCTCGTTTGCATTTTCCTCGATTGGTCCCGCAAATCATACACTCACTGTCATTCCACCAGCAGGATTTGTTGTCCGCTCTCCTATGAGTGGAAACCACGCCGTTACCTCAACAAGCGGAATGGATGTTTCGGGAAAGAACTTCGCCCTGTTCCAAATCTCGGACAGCACGAATACGTATCGTACCTTCACAGCAGACTCGTTGAGAGCATGGGCAACATTGAAGGCAGTCGCACGAACGAAGACAAATCAACAAATGCCGAACATTCAAAACATGTACAATGAATTGTACATTCAAGCAAAAGCGGCAGGTAGTGCAACGGGAATTATTGTCGGTGAAGCGAATGTCCCGTTATCTGTCGGTTCACCGAAAACGAAAGGCTACATTCTCCCGTTCAAAGGAAGCGACATCAATGCTACACTGTATGATAAGAAAGTTCCGAACGTTCACACGGGAATACCGCGTGGTCTTGATTTCTTCAAAGGAAATGAAAAGCGCATTACCAAGTTGAATAAAATTCTTCCGCCATCAAAACATGATAACGAATTGGTTGCGAACATGCTGGCGCTTGCCATCAATGTTGCGGCGAGCGAGTGGAATAAAACACCTCAGGGATTTGCAGACCTTCTCTTCGATGATGGTGAAGATGACAGTTGGTGCGGATTAACAACAGCGGCAATTGTCGAGCAAGGTGGAAGAATCATGACGAACTGGGAAGGTCATACATCGGCTGAGTTTAATCGGTTGAATGAAGTTTGCAGGAAAATCAATGAAGAATGTTCTGGTGCGCTTGATACAATCCGATTCCTTGATAGTCTTAAGTTGAAATGGGCTGGCGTAAGAAGTATTCATACAAGTTCAATTCTCCGGGCAAACCCATCTCCGCAACCGCGTGTAAAACATCCATGGGTTGATAATCTAACGCCGGAACAGTTCGCTCTTTCACAAAACTATCCGAACCCATTCAACCCGTCAACAACATTCCGGTTCGAACTTGTTCAACCATCAGTTGTCACGTTGAAAATCTACAACATGCTGGGGCAGGAAGTCGCAACAGTGATTGATGCGGAAGATTATTCGGACGGAGTTTGGGATGTTCAGTTCGATGCAAGCAGTCTTACTTCCGGCGTATATTTTTACCGGTTGACTTCATTAGTAGTTGATGAAGAGACCGGAGTACTCTCGACTATCAACCAGACGAAGAAGATGCTTCTGACCAAGTGA